In Xiphias gladius isolate SHS-SW01 ecotype Sanya breed wild chromosome 5, ASM1685928v1, whole genome shotgun sequence, the following are encoded in one genomic region:
- the nell3 gene encoding uncharacterized protein nell3 produces the protein MVSLTSVLLLLLSWGSLLHTAQAAAEICRGTHCYGGETGDPRPCTGAHCPGGRSSRLPRQFSPGAQGRAAQIVGSQHHAIPSSPRAASEAHSAAQPPRGRHSDSGGTRMRAPEVLPAGCTDADCAAPAKQFQPANDTRDCRGIECRLPLRIRPKARSKSCVGEGCLAGSEESASSAASQLPPVHLSDRAAQFLGDFPEFGYPSPAVELGGAPLGVQLTCDIKPGENEVPSEDALILHLQLAKGQEKLVEALRAQQMIIRELQQKLAEQQEALLSQQREILEQQRRMYEQMDVVKAQYGLLSDTVKQVSFQGLQGELQSYFESHLAGLQSQARSHLQKSYAVHKMDMDSKVMDVVGEANFPQPLLGCPSPCGSEEFCDFQRDPPQCEKCTMCPPGFFLISQCSPTADRMCQDRDECLELPNICGERVKCLNTPGGFRCLGVSEREAVMGLCGHDYFYNQELQECQACSDCDGEPVTSPCTAISDAFCGKLSESRLSQSWAANVAIPSARTSGAHIFPGLQLNIKGKESSDLLSNELGKVTFLQHGLVWLDHNFAIKHSCRNFLQVGMRLNGSQEEEGLDLSGVRIEQPDGKYFQGVSVSSGVEVEPNHTFTLLLKSPNQHCNQSKDLHVYDITAPSLSLLWLSHDTGAVAMTAQMSLLVHYQTSYRPTFRITSVSDPYMISLTHDSRGVRFTESGVVKFILQQALYSMGHTCIREGFSLIAYTNRNGTGQEAMQAFKTGVNYRDTSITLSGAVSVDGGDTLSFEIASPSQCNIRYFGDGTGISMLSLIWIPSAVSSALTATVSRTGLPFGAVRNKPLLFQQISSDTPQVHLARSGEPNSRKNFIFHEKGTANIVLNLKLIHSCNIVKLTLQQLGGPGPSRQAGPVAQQVSGYMPEGSEWASIGLRASFQVQNGTAVYVTLDCVRGRVNQITHEGGTNISILWVAV, from the exons ATGGTCTCACTAACATcagtgctgttgctgctgctctcttGGGGATCACTGCTCCACACGGCGCAAGCTGCCGCAGAGATTTGCCGGGGGACGCACTGCTACGGCGGGGAGACCGGCGATCCAAGACCGTGCACCGGAGCGCACTGCCCGGGGGGCAGATCTTCCAGACTCCCGCGGCAGTTTAGCCCCGGAGCGCAGGGGAGAGCGGCGCAGATCGTTGGCAGCCAACACCACGCGATCCCGAGTTCCCCGAGAGCTGCGTCGGAAGCCCACTCGGCCGCCCAGCCGCCCCGCGGGCGCCACAGCGACAGCGGCGGCACGCGGATGAGAGCGCCTGAAGTTCTACCCGCAGGATGCACCGACGCCGACTGCGCCGCTCCCGCGAAACAATTTCAGCCCGCAAACGACACCCGAGACTGCAGGGGGATCGAGTGCAGGCTGCCTCTGAGGATACGGCCAAAAGCTCGATCAAAGTCCTGTGTGGGAGAGGGATGTCTGGCCGGTTCAGAGGAGAGCGCCTCCTCTGCCGCCAGCCAGCTTCCTCCCGTCCATCTGTCCGACAGAGCCGCGCAGTTTCTGGGAGATTTTCCGGAGTTTGGATATCCATCGCCGGCCGTCGAACTGGGCGGCGCGCCTTTGGGCGTCCAGCTCACATGTGACATCAAGCCAG GTGAGAATGAAGTTCCCTCAGAAGACGCCCTCATTCTGCACCTCCAGCTGGCCAAGGGGCAGGAGAAGCTGGTGGAGGCCCTGCGAGCCCAGCAGATGATCATCCGCGAACTGCAGCAGAAGCTCGCCGAACAACAGGAGGCGCTCCTGTCCCAGCAGCGCGAAATCCTGGAGCAGCAGCGGCGCATGTACGAGCAGATGGACGTGGTGAAGGCCCAGTACGGCCTCCTCTCGGACACCGTCAAACAGGTTTCCTTCCAGGGCCTGCAGGGTGAGCTGCAGAGCTACTTTGAGAGCCACTTGGCGGGTCTGCAGAGCCAGGCCCGCAGCCACCTGCAGAAGTCCTACGCCGTCCACAAAATGGACATGGACTCGAAGGTGATGGATGTGGTCGGGGAGGCCAATTTCCCCCAACCTCTGCTGGGATGCCCCTCACCCTGTGGATCAGAGGAGTTCTGTGATTTTCAGAGGGACCCACCTCAGTGTGAAAAGTGCACCATGTGTCCGCCGGGCTTCTTCTTGATCTCACAGTGCTCTCCTACTGCGGACCGAATGTGCCAG GACAGAGACGAATGCCTTGAATTACCAAACATTTGTGGAGAGCGAGTGAAGTGCCTCAACACTCCAG GCGGGTTCAGGTGTCTGGGAGTTTCTGAGAGGGAGGCGGTGATGGGCCTGTGTGGTCACGACTACTTCTACAACCAGGAGCTGCAAGAGTGCCAGGCCTGTTCAGACTGTGATGGAGAGCCCGTCACTAGCCCCTGCACAGCCATCAGCGACGCTTTCTGCGGCAAGCTTTCAGAGAGTCGGCTCTCCCAGTCTTGGGCGGCGAATGTGGCCATTCCCTCTGCCAGGACCTCTGGCGCCCACATCTTCCCTGGGCTTCAGCTAAACATCAAAGGGAAGGAGAGCAGCGATTTACTGTCAAACGAGTTGGGGAAGGTGACCTTCCTGCAGCATGGCCTGGTGTGGTTGGATCATAACTTTGCAATAAAGCACAGCTGCAGGAACTTCCTCCAGGTCGGGATGAGGCTCAACGGcagccaggaggaggagggtctGGACCTGAGCGGCGTTCGCATTGAACAGCCGGATGGGAAGTACTTTCAGGGCGTCAGCGTCAGCAGCGGGGTGGAGGTCGAGCCTAATCACACCTTCACTCTGCTGCTGAAGAGTCCGAATCAACACTGCAACCAGAGCAAGGATCTTCATGTGTACGATATCACCGCTCCCTCTTTAAGTCTGCTCTGGTTGTCTCATGATACCGGCGCTGTTGCAATGACAGCTCAGATGTCCCTGTTGGTGCACTACCAGACCAGCTACCGCCCGACTTTCCGTATCACCTCCGTGTCCGACCCGTATATGATCAGCCTGACCCACGACAGCCGTGGGGTGCGCTTCACAGAGAGCGGTGTGGTGAAGTTTATCCTCCAGCAGGCACTGTACTCCATGGGCCACACCTGCATTCGAGAGGGTTTCTCCCTGATTGCTTATACTAACCGCAACGGGACCGGCCAGGAGGCGATGCAGGCCTTCAAGACGGGCGTCAACTACAGGGACACCTCCATCACCCTCTCTGGTGCTGTGAGCGTGGACGGCGGAGACACGCTCAGCTTCGAGATCGCATCTCCGTCCCAGTGCAACATCCGTTATTTTGGGGACGGCACTGGGATCAGCATGCTGAGCCTTATCTGGATTCCTTCGGCCGTGTCGTCAGCCTTGACTGCTACTGTGTCCAGGACTGGTCTTCCCTTTGGAGCCGTCAGGAATAAACCACTGTTGTTCCAGCAGATCAGCTCAGACACGCCGCAGGTTCATTTGGCCCGCTCGGGTGAGCCAAACAGCCGGAAGAACTTTATATTCCACGAGAAGGGGACAGCAAACATAGTCCTCAACCTGAAGCTGATCCACTCGTGTAATATAGTAAAACTCACTTTGCAGCAGTTGGGGGGTCCGGGTCCGAGCAGGCAGGCAGGTCCTGTGGCTCAGCAGGTGTCTGGATACATGCCCGAAGGGAGCGAGTGGGCCAGTATAGGGCTGAGGGCCTCGTTTCAGGTCCAGAACGGCACAGCTGTGTACGTTACTCTGGACTGTGTCCGTGGACGAGTTAACCAGATAACACATGAGGGAGGCACTAACATTTCGATCCTCTGGGTTGCGGTGTGA